In Deferribacter autotrophicus, a single genomic region encodes these proteins:
- the pstC gene encoding phosphate ABC transporter permease subunit PstC translates to MENSKKAFDNLFKFITFAGTITLFLTVLGIFISLVVESKQAIGSFGIIKFLTTTTWDPVKEIFGSATMLSGTVIITLIALLMAVPVAIGIAIFLVELCPDFLKGAFGTTIEMLASIPSIIYGMWGLFTVAPIMGNYIEPFLQRFFAPIPFFSILFRGTPLGIDILTASLVLSIMLIPFIASITRDTLNLTPVVLKESAYGMGATKWEVIKDIMLPHAKYGIYGSIVIAMGRALGETMAVAFVLGNNHKIPSSLLDAAATITVTLANEFTEADSDLYLSSLFYLALILFVLSFFILAIAKYILRRGSAK, encoded by the coding sequence ATGGAGAACAGTAAAAAAGCTTTTGATAATTTATTTAAATTTATAACGTTTGCGGGTACTATCACACTGTTTTTAACTGTTCTTGGAATATTTATTTCTCTTGTGGTGGAATCAAAACAGGCGATTGGAAGTTTTGGAATTATAAAGTTTCTCACAACTACTACCTGGGATCCTGTGAAAGAGATTTTTGGTTCAGCTACAATGCTTTCAGGAACTGTAATTATCACATTGATTGCTCTTTTGATGGCAGTTCCTGTGGCAATTGGTATCGCTATTTTTCTGGTAGAGCTTTGTCCTGATTTTTTAAAAGGTGCTTTTGGTACTACCATTGAAATGCTTGCTTCAATACCAAGTATTATTTATGGGATGTGGGGGTTATTCACAGTTGCCCCAATTATGGGAAACTATATTGAACCTTTTTTACAAAGATTTTTTGCCCCTATTCCTTTTTTCAGCATTTTGTTTCGAGGTACCCCTCTTGGGATTGATATTCTTACCGCAAGTTTGGTGTTGAGTATTATGCTTATCCCTTTTATTGCAAGTATTACAAGGGATACTCTGAATTTGACGCCAGTAGTATTGAAAGAGTCAGCTTACGGAATGGGAGCTACAAAATGGGAAGTGATAAAGGATATTATGTTACCCCATGCGAAATATGGTATTTATGGCAGCATAGTTATTGCGATGGGGAGAGCGCTTGGGGAGACGATGGCTGTGGCCTTTGTCCTTGGAAACAATCATAAAATACCGTCATCTCTTCTGGATGCTGCAGCTACCATTACAGTGACCCTTGCCAATGAATTTACAGAAGCTGATTCAGATCTCTATTTATCATCTTTATTTTATCTCGCTTTAATTCTTTTTGTGTTAAGTTTTTTCATCCTTGCTATTGCAAAGTATATACTGAGGAGAGGTAGTGCAAAATAA
- the pstA gene encoding phosphate ABC transporter permease PstA: protein MQNNIKRRKIKNFVALSIAFLSALLGLFWLVFILFDLLREGIQYIRPELFLEDPAPPGLEGGGLRNAFVGQILIVIVAVVVGVPLGILGGTYLAEYGRNKRIAHFISTLADIMISIPAIVVGTFVYAVMVRPLGHFNGWAGGVSLAIIMLPIVVRTTEDMLKLIPDELREAAFALGAPYYKVIMQVVYRGAATGILTGVLLAIARVAGEAAPLLFTSFNNSFFTTNLNEPMPSLTVTIFQYAMGPYEDWHKIAWAASFVITFAILVVTILGRLLIKWRYRK from the coding sequence GTGCAAAATAACATAAAAAGAAGAAAAATAAAAAACTTTGTTGCCCTTTCTATTGCTTTTTTGAGTGCTTTGCTAGGATTGTTTTGGTTAGTTTTTATCCTTTTTGATCTTTTAAGAGAAGGAATTCAATATATTAGACCTGAACTTTTTTTAGAAGATCCGGCACCTCCTGGTCTTGAAGGTGGTGGCTTGAGAAATGCTTTTGTGGGACAGATTTTAATTGTCATTGTGGCGGTTGTGGTAGGTGTTCCTCTTGGGATTCTTGGTGGGACATATCTTGCAGAGTATGGTAGGAATAAGAGAATTGCTCATTTTATCAGTACTCTTGCTGATATAATGATTAGTATCCCAGCCATTGTGGTGGGGACATTTGTTTATGCAGTTATGGTTCGTCCTCTTGGGCATTTCAACGGATGGGCAGGTGGTGTATCTCTTGCCATAATAATGCTTCCAATTGTGGTGAGAACCACAGAAGATATGCTAAAGTTAATTCCTGATGAGTTGAGGGAAGCTGCCTTTGCCCTTGGAGCACCTTATTACAAGGTGATAATGCAGGTGGTTTACAGGGGTGCAGCAACAGGTATTTTAACAGGTGTTCTTCTTGCCATAGCAAGGGTGGCAGGTGAAGCAGCGCCATTACTTTTTACATCATTCAACAATTCCTTTTTTACAACAAACCTAAATGAACCTATGCCATCTCTTACTGTAACTATATTTCAGTATGCCATGGGTCCATATGAAGATTGGCACAAAATTGCCTGGGCAGCATCTTTTGTCATCACATTTGCAATTCTAGTTGTAACTATTCTTGGAAGATTACTAATAAAATGGAGATACAGAAAATGA
- the pstB gene encoding phosphate ABC transporter ATP-binding protein PstB, translating to MSETIISVRNLNFYYGNVHILKNINMEIKKNKVTALIGPSGCGKTTYLRCFNRMHDLYSANRYEGEILFGGRNILSKEIDTIELRSKIGMVFQKPTPFPMSIFDNVAYGLKLKGIKNKNELQDRVEKALKDAALWDEVKDRLNSTASGMSGGQQQRLCIARALAVEPEVLLFDEPTSALDPIATSRIEELVHSLKEMVTIMIVTHNMQQAARVSDYTAFMYMGELIEYDETSVIFTNPREKMTEDYITGRFG from the coding sequence ATGAGTGAGACAATTATTAGTGTAAGAAACCTAAATTTTTATTACGGAAATGTTCACATTTTAAAAAATATCAATATGGAGATCAAAAAGAATAAAGTTACTGCTTTGATCGGGCCATCTGGTTGTGGTAAGACTACTTATCTTAGGTGTTTTAACAGAATGCATGATCTATACAGTGCAAACAGGTATGAAGGGGAAATACTTTTTGGTGGGAGAAACATCCTTTCAAAGGAAATTGATACAATAGAGCTACGCAGCAAAATTGGAATGGTTTTTCAAAAGCCTACACCTTTTCCCATGTCCATATTTGATAATGTAGCCTATGGTTTAAAATTGAAAGGGATTAAAAATAAAAATGAGTTGCAAGACAGGGTGGAAAAGGCTTTAAAAGATGCAGCTCTATGGGATGAGGTGAAGGATAGATTAAACAGCACTGCAAGCGGTATGTCTGGTGGACAACAGCAAAGACTTTGTATTGCAAGAGCACTGGCGGTGGAGCCTGAAGTGCTTTTATTTGATGAGCCAACAAGTGCGCTTGACCCCATTGCCACATCTAGGATTGAGGAGCTTGTTCATTCATTGAAGGAGATGGTTACCATAATGATTGTTACTCACAACATGCAGCAAGCTGCGAGGGTGTCTGACTACACAGCTTTTATGTATATGGGTGAACTAATTGAGTATGATGAAACATCAGTGATTTTTACCAACCCGAGAGAGAAAATGACAGAGGATTATATAACTGGAAGGTTTGGATAA
- a CDS encoding sensor histidine kinase, which produces MPVKKSLKRFIINKQFLHSIFDEIDDAILILDNNQNIIYSNPYSKTFFNSPLSDNNLFILLKDLDSINLFDYIIHNDCNGETKKFKNRYVKITKKLIKDFLFIFIKDVTPHIQYKTFKTELVGNIAHELKTPLSLIMGYAETLLINENIPEDKRKKFLEMIYESTKRFDALIKDIISLHSLENLEPNFQVEEAVSLQKIEENLKTIFENSNKKLILNFSKKSVFIKEEHLISILTNLIDNALKYSDGNNIYVSISKAKKQIIIKVEDEGPIIPEEERERIFERFYTRSKSRNKQITGTGLGLSIVKHITTLYGGSITLTTNQYHGNTFEIKLIEKKAKN; this is translated from the coding sequence ATGCCTGTCAAAAAGTCATTAAAAAGATTTATTATCAACAAACAATTTTTGCATAGTATCTTTGATGAAATAGATGATGCCATTCTAATTTTAGATAATAATCAGAATATAATCTATTCAAATCCTTATTCTAAGACTTTTTTTAATTCTCCACTTTCAGATAATAATCTCTTTATACTTTTAAAAGACTTAGATTCAATAAATCTTTTTGATTATATAATTCACAACGATTGCAATGGTGAAACAAAAAAGTTTAAAAATAGATATGTAAAGATAACTAAAAAATTGATAAAAGATTTTTTATTTATCTTCATTAAAGATGTAACCCCTCACATACAGTACAAAACTTTTAAAACCGAACTCGTGGGTAATATTGCTCACGAATTAAAAACTCCGCTGTCGTTAATTATGGGATATGCTGAAACTTTGCTAATTAATGAAAATATTCCCGAGGATAAAAGAAAAAAATTTCTGGAAATGATTTATGAATCCACAAAACGTTTCGATGCTTTAATCAAAGATATTATTTCATTACACTCTCTTGAAAACCTTGAACCAAACTTTCAAGTAGAAGAAGCAGTATCTTTGCAAAAAATAGAAGAAAATTTAAAAACCATTTTTGAAAATTCTAATAAAAAATTGATTTTAAATTTCTCAAAAAAATCCGTATTTATTAAAGAGGAACATTTAATCAGTATACTTACCAATCTTATTGATAATGCACTCAAATATTCTGATGGAAATAATATTTACGTTTCAATTTCAAAAGCTAAAAAACAAATAATTATAAAAGTCGAAGATGAAGGACCTATAATTCCTGAAGAAGAAAGGGAACGTATTTTTGAAAGATTTTATACTCGTTCTAAATCAAGAAATAAACAAATAACCGGCACAGGGCTTGGATTGTCCATAGTAAAGCATATCACCACCCTTTATGGCGGTTCTATAACATTAACAACAAACCAATACCACGGAAACACATTTGAAATAAAGCTGATTGAGAAAAAAGCTAAAAATTAA
- a CDS encoding winged helix-turn-helix domain-containing protein — protein MATILIVEDENSLRELIAFNLQSEGFKTVEASDANEALMFLEEIEPDLILLDIMLPGLKGTQLLNILKSTPKTASIPIIIISARDEEDMIVKHLELGAKDYLTKPFSIRVLITKIKQQINAKQGKYSRTVEYKGIVLDEENHKTFLEGKELILTHKEFELLKLLLKHPGRVYTRNQLLSNIWGYDSDVYTRTVDAHISSLRKKLGEKSSLIKTVPKIGYKAE, from the coding sequence ATGGCTACTATCTTAATTGTAGAGGACGAAAACTCTTTAAGAGAATTAATAGCTTTCAATTTACAATCGGAAGGTTTTAAAACAGTAGAAGCCTCAGATGCAAATGAGGCTCTCATGTTTTTAGAAGAGATAGAACCCGATTTAATTCTACTTGATATAATGCTACCAGGGTTAAAAGGTACACAGCTCTTAAATATTCTTAAATCTACTCCAAAAACAGCATCAATCCCAATAATTATTATCTCAGCTAGAGATGAAGAAGATATGATTGTCAAACATCTGGAGCTTGGAGCCAAAGATTATTTAACAAAACCCTTTAGTATAAGAGTATTAATTACGAAGATAAAGCAACAGATTAATGCAAAACAAGGAAAATATAGCAGGACAGTTGAATATAAAGGAATAGTTTTGGATGAAGAAAATCACAAAACCTTTCTGGAAGGAAAAGAACTCATACTAACTCATAAAGAGTTTGAACTGTTAAAATTACTTTTAAAACATCCAGGAAGAGTTTATACTAGAAACCAGCTACTTAGCAATATTTGGGGATATGACTCTGACGTATACACAAGAACGGTTGATGCACATATTTCATCTTTAAGAAAGAAGTTGGGTGAAAAAAGTTCGCTAATAAAAACTGTTCCCAAAATAGGCTATAAAGCAGAGTAA
- the phoU gene encoding phosphate signaling complex protein PhoU, giving the protein MKALEQELITLKTGIARMSQIVIEMLNNDITALVERNSDLAKQVIETDNEVDKLDVELDELCLKVLALYDPKAIDLRYIVTASRLIVDLERIGDHCVDIAKEIIKINEIPPIKPYLDLPKMAESAGIMIKEAINAYFEIDTKKALSVIKRDDYIDNLHTQILRELLTYIVEDIRKTKGAISLMFVTRSIERIADHATNLAEVVYFMATGKVIRHTRIEELGK; this is encoded by the coding sequence ATGAAAGCTTTAGAACAAGAATTAATAACCTTAAAAACCGGAATAGCACGCATGTCTCAAATAGTGATAGAGATGTTGAATAATGATATCACTGCGTTGGTTGAAAGAAATTCTGATCTTGCAAAACAGGTTATAGAAACGGATAACGAAGTGGATAAACTTGATGTAGAACTTGATGAATTATGTTTGAAAGTCTTAGCACTTTATGATCCAAAAGCAATAGATTTAAGGTATATAGTTACTGCTTCCAGATTAATAGTTGACCTAGAAAGAATTGGAGATCATTGTGTAGATATCGCAAAAGAAATAATAAAAATTAATGAAATACCACCTATAAAACCTTACCTTGATTTACCAAAAATGGCAGAATCTGCAGGTATAATGATCAAAGAAGCAATAAATGCGTATTTTGAAATTGATACAAAGAAGGCTTTATCAGTTATCAAAAGGGATGATTATATTGATAATTTACACACCCAAATATTAAGGGAATTATTGACATATATTGTTGAAGATATAAGAAAAACCAAAGGTGCTATCTCCCTGATGTTTGTTACCAGAAGTATTGAAAGGATTGCCGATCATGCCACAAACCTTGCTGAAGTTGTATACTTTATGGCAACAGGAAAAGTAATCAGACACACAAGAATTGAAGAACTTGGTAAATAA
- a CDS encoding NAD(P)H-quinone oxidoreductase has translation MKAVICDGFGGVDVLKVVDVDIPKPKENQVLIKVAATSINRPDLVQREGKYPPPPGESEILGLEVAGVIEELGSNVKGWKKGDRVVALVGGGGYAEYAVAYADHLIPIPDSMTYEEAACICESYITAFLNVFLLGELKDGNYAIFHGGGGGVNTAAIQITKALTPNVKIIVTVAPEKMEKVKELGVDLLINYKENPDFSPIVREYTNKRGVDVILDHIGAAYLEPNIKSLAYAGRLVIIGVTSGIKAEINLGLVMVKRHKIIGSVLRSRPVEEKSEIIKAFRERVMPKFADRTIVPIIYKVFSLDDVREAHQTMEDDKHFGKIVLKIADL, from the coding sequence ATGAAGGCAGTTATCTGTGATGGTTTTGGTGGGGTTGATGTTTTAAAAGTTGTGGATGTGGATATTCCAAAGCCAAAAGAAAATCAGGTTTTGATTAAAGTTGCAGCCACATCGATAAACAGACCTGATCTTGTTCAAAGGGAAGGAAAATACCCTCCCCCTCCAGGAGAGTCTGAAATACTGGGACTTGAGGTTGCCGGTGTCATTGAGGAATTGGGTAGTAATGTAAAAGGTTGGAAAAAAGGGGACAGAGTTGTTGCTCTTGTGGGCGGTGGTGGTTATGCTGAATATGCGGTTGCCTATGCAGATCATTTAATTCCTATTCCTGATTCAATGACATATGAAGAAGCTGCTTGTATATGTGAATCTTATATTACTGCATTTTTGAATGTCTTTCTTTTAGGTGAGTTGAAGGATGGTAATTATGCCATTTTTCATGGTGGTGGTGGCGGAGTAAATACTGCTGCTATTCAGATTACAAAAGCTCTTACTCCAAATGTTAAAATCATTGTAACTGTGGCACCTGAAAAGATGGAAAAGGTGAAAGAGCTTGGTGTCGATTTACTGATAAATTACAAAGAAAATCCTGATTTTTCTCCAATTGTAAGAGAGTACACAAATAAAAGAGGTGTGGATGTTATTCTTGACCATATTGGTGCAGCCTATCTTGAGCCTAATATAAAATCGTTGGCTTATGCCGGAAGGCTTGTAATTATTGGAGTTACAAGTGGAATTAAAGCTGAAATAAATCTCGGATTGGTTATGGTAAAAAGGCACAAGATAATCGGCTCTGTTTTGCGTTCAAGACCTGTGGAAGAGAAATCTGAAATTATCAAAGCCTTTCGTGAAAGAGTTATGCCAAAATTTGCTGATAGAACAATCGTTCCAATTATTTATAAAGTATTTTCTTTAGATGATGTTAGAGAAGCTCATCAAACCATGGAAGATGACAAGCACTTTGGCAAAATCGTTCTTAAGATTGCAGATTTATAA